In Carassius carassius chromosome 14, fCarCar2.1, whole genome shotgun sequence, the genomic stretch GCATGTGATGACATCAGTGTAGATCAATGTCAAGCATGGATTCGCCACGCCAAAAGGTTTTTTTCCAAGGTGCTTGAACAATGATTACATTcattgtgatgtggatgagaatctATGGCCAAATGCTCAAGACAGGCTTGATCGAAATTAATGTAATGTGTGCActaaatgttatgttttcttCTCATTAAGTTAAGTTTCATTATAGAAAGTATGCCTATGTTACAAttatatctgaaaaataaaaactaatttgccCAAATTATTGTAGAGGATGTCTTAATTGATCCTTCACTTGATTACACATAGGATGGATATTTTGGAAATTATAGATTATGTAAGTGTTgggtaatgtattaaatatattggtATATAAAAGTGTATTGCCTAATGTGAAAACGGTGTAATCTGTCTTTTATAGTACTGTAGCACATTAATTTCAACACTTCTAAGGCCGATTTGAAACCAGTAGGCTATCTTCCATTGTTTGCTGTTGGATGAACTGAATGTTAAAATTACTAAACTGAAAGAAGATCATACTGTTGTGTTTCGGTGATTAAACCAAATGTTCTCATTACATATTACAATAATCTTGTGTTTGAAACGATGATTATATGGAATGAAAACATGTGCAACTGAATTAAAGCATGAGATCAGGTTTTGAAAGAATGACTAGCTGTGTTACAAGTGTGATCAGTTTGGATTTTTGTActaagagttttgaaaatgtacaccttatttgtgaaaatagtaccaaagtgaattaaaaaaaactgtaaaacagaaGACTAACCCGGAAGGCTTTGACTCGTGCTGTAGGTGCTGTATTTCCGGGTCGTTGGCTGAACTGAGCACAGGCACAGTAGTGTTGGTTCAGATTCAGAAGCAGCAGTTAGAGCATGTTGTTGTAACACTGACGGATCAGCTTGCGCAAGATTTACCAGCGCATTCAGCCACCAACTTTACTCTGTAAAATAGCTACTTTTTGCAAAGTTTCTCGGCGTTTATAGAAAAATGTTGGATATATGCTGGCTTTGTGTGATTCTCGCTGGAAGCGCAGTTTATTTACTAACGCAGTTTATACGCTTCATCTTCGCAGACGCTGATCTGACTTTACTATGGGCGGCAAGGTTCGGCAGCAGCCCAGGTAATATGATTCACAATCGCTTATAgacatacatgtgtatatatacatgtatacacagAAATATGTTTGCAATCTAAAATCAACCAACACCTGGCTATTTATGCAACAAAGTGTGACATTCCTGCAAGGTTATGGAATTTGCACTCTCGTTAACTACGACTGTTAAGTGCTCTAACAGCCCAGTGTAGTGTAGAGGTCACCATGGCAGTATGCGACAGGAACATTATAGTAAATTATAAAGTCTGCATTAATTTGCATGCTTATattcaaagactatagaatacctaTTACAGCTGTTGCTATTATACAATGTCTTTATATTCTCACAAATGTTGGGTTTTCATGTAGACTTTCCATAAagataatggtttttatactgtacaaactctttatattctatcccaaccataaatctaattaaaaaaaagtgttttacaagCTGTTAAATGTCTTCTGAAAAACACCTTGCACCATAACAAGCACAATGTAGCTGTAGTTGCACACAAGCcaagttttaatataaaatgaaatgtagaACTGTCAGCGCACTCTTACCGTGAACCATTTCACAAGGCACAATTATATCCCAGCATAattcaaatgtattaatttagctTGAGATTGCGTAATACAATGTATtagttcttaaaaatattttttatctgaTATAATATTTAAACTCATTGCActtcaccatatatatatatatatatatatatatatatatatatatatatatatatatatacacaccataTACTGTATAACTTTATTTTTCTTAGACTGACCTATATACTGGAGTTCATACTGCTCTGTTGGCCATTACTATACCTTTATACACCTcttttgataattattaattaaataatatatagtgTGATGgtgtttaactttatttattaattaattaattttcattttatagaGTTAAAGTTGAGAGGCAAAGTTGTGTGGATTACCGGAGCCTCGAGTGGCATCGGGGAGGAGTTGTCCTATCAGCTCGCAGCACTCGGTGCTCGGCTAGTACTGTCTGCCCGCAGGGGGAATGAGCTGGAGAGGGTAAAGCGCACATGTTTAGGTATGAACAGTCCTGAGAAACATTTGAGAGACAGGAATAAACACAAAACCCTTCAGGGGTCAATTAAGTAGACTGTAATTCAAGTCTCTTCTCTCAGAGCTGCAAAGTGACCCTGAATGTGTATACTCCAGTATCTTTGCCATCGATACTTGACAGTTATGTACTAAAAGCATCCACACCATGACCTACTGACAAAAAATACACTCTTTCTCTCCTTCTGTTAGAGCGCTTCTCTCTAAAAGATGAGGATATTCTAGTCCTTCCACTTGATTTGTTGGACCGTGGATCACATCTAGAAAAAACTGCTGCAGCCCTGAAGCACTTTGGTGATGTAAATGCCATCTGGATTTCGTGTCCAATCTTCAGAGTGTTTCTGTTATTGTTTCTTCTATTTCAAAAACATTGCTAACACCAGAAAGTGTAATTTTCTGAATGCTGATTTTGATTGAATTTCCTAGTATTAACACTTAAGAATGAAAGTATGCACtggttaaaggaaaagttcacccaaaaatgaacattagctgaaaattaactcaccctcaggccatccaagatatagatgagtttcttcagatttggagaaatttagcattacatcacttgctcaccaatgaatcctctgcagtgaatgcattccatccaaacagctgataaagacatcacaataatccacacaactcaagtgtgtcaattaatgtcttgtaaagcAAAATGATTTATGTTTGTTATTCAtcctcatttttcatttttgggtgaattattcaaCATAAAATGCACCAGTAAGCCCAAGATCATACTGATATCAAGATCATACATACACATGACAATAAAACATGCAAACTTTAGAAATTTGCAGAGACAAGTTTGTAGAAAACACACCTGTGTGTCTGCATTTTCAGATAGATGTGTTGATAAACAACGGAGGCCGGACGCAGCGTTCGCTGTGCACAGAGGCTGATGTGGATGTGTACCAGGCACTTATGGAGCTCAACTACCTTGGCACCGTATCTGTCACTAAGCAGGTGCTGCCCCACATGATCCGCCGTGGTAGTGGTATCATAGCCACCGTCAGCAGCGTTTCAGGCTTTGTAGGGGTGCCCCTGGCAACAGGTTATGCTGCGAGCAAGCATGCGGTGCAGGTGAGAGAAAATTGACAGAATTCCCTGAGAATCGGCCAACACGTATGCAGCATTGTCTGTTAAAAAGtcataaaagataataataaaaagctcCTGGTTTGTTGTGTTTCTCCAGGGTTTCTTTAACTCTCTGAGGACAGAACTCACTGATTATCCGAACATCACCATCAGTACCATTTGTCCCGGACCTGTAATATCAAGCATTGTTCAGAATGCAATCACAGAGGAGCTTGGCAAGGTATTTGcaccagttgtttttttttatgtttaaatgtgaagtttGCCATTTCTGCACTATTAGTGTCACCTAGCAGAATcacaaaaaaagcatattttcaaATGCAATCCTTTGCAGAACCACCTTAACACaggtttaatattattttatcatcATAACAAAACCTTACTATTTTATCTGTGGGTTGACAGTAAAAAGCTAAAACG encodes the following:
- the dhrs7 gene encoding dehydrogenase/reductase SDR family member 7 isoform X2, translated to MRRPHATDADLTLLWAARFGSSPELKLRGKVVWITGASSGIGEELSYQLAALGARLVLSARRGNELERVKRTCLERFSLKDEDILVLPLDLLDRGSHLEKTAAALKHFGDIDVLINNGGRTQRSLCTEADVDVYQALMELNYLGTVSVTKQVLPHMIRRGSGIIATVSSVSGFVGVPLATGYAASKHAVQGFFNSLRTELTDYPNITISTICPGPVISSIVQNAITEELGKPVATAGDQTHKMSTERCVHLTLVGLANHVKEMWIAEQPFLLFCYLWQYTPTLAWYVTNILGKKRVQNFKAGLDADSAYFSKPKVKTT
- the dhrs7 gene encoding dehydrogenase/reductase SDR family member 7 isoform X1, with protein sequence MLDICWLCVILAGSAVYLLTQFIRFIFADADLTLLWAARFGSSPELKLRGKVVWITGASSGIGEELSYQLAALGARLVLSARRGNELERVKRTCLERFSLKDEDILVLPLDLLDRGSHLEKTAAALKHFGDIDVLINNGGRTQRSLCTEADVDVYQALMELNYLGTVSVTKQVLPHMIRRGSGIIATVSSVSGFVGVPLATGYAASKHAVQGFFNSLRTELTDYPNITISTICPGPVISSIVQNAITEELGKPVATAGDQTHKMSTERCVHLTLVGLANHVKEMWIAEQPFLLFCYLWQYTPTLAWYVTNILGKKRVQNFKAGLDADSAYFSKPKVKTT